The genome window CGCCGAGTACATCTCTCCTAACAAGTCGAACGATTCTGAAAGTCAATCAAGCGATATAGCTGAAACAGTGACGCTCACACCTCAAGAACGTATCGAAAAAGCCCATCGGGAATTGAATCAGATTCTCAAAGCTAACCTCATGGAACGTATTTTGTCTTGCTCACCAGAGTTCTTCGAGAAGTTGATTATCGATCTGATGATCGGTATGGGATATGGCGGCAGTTTGAAAGAAGCTGCTGAGCATGTTGGGAAGGCAAATGACGGTGGTATTGATGGTGTTATCAACGAAGACCAACTTGGACTAGACCGTATCTACCTCCAAGCCAAACGCTATGCAAAAGGCAACACAGTAGGCCGTCAGGCGCTTCAGGGCTTTGCTGGTAGCCTTCTTGGGCGAGGGGCAAATAAAGGTGTATTTGTCATAACATCAAGCTTCACGCAGGGCGCTGTCGACTACGTTGAGAACTTGCCGCAACGGATTGTATTGATTGATGGTGAGCAATTAACAAGTTTGATGGTTAAGTATGGTGTTGGGGTTCGAATGGAGCAGCGTTTTGAGCTGATGAAGGCTGATGAAGACTACTACATTGAGGACTAAGCTTGTGACAGTAAGGAAATTCATACTTGAGGATCGTGTTCACAAGTGGAAGCGTTAATATCAACTATAGTTGACTCTATATCTGACTTGTTCGGCTATTTTTCTAGCTGGCAATGGAGTGTTATAACTCAAAGCATTACAAGTATTGGAATGCTCTACATAGCATACAGAGCCCTCAACTCATGGAAACATCAGCAGAGTACACATCGAGTTATAGATTTTTTGGATCAACTTACGGATACAGTGCATGACTTTGTAAATTCAGTTTCGTTACCAGTTACGAGATTAAAATTCATAAAAATAGGAATTGAGTAGACTAAGTGGGATATAAGTATTGATAAGAAGCTAAAGT of Methylophaga marina contains these proteins:
- a CDS encoding restriction endonuclease; the encoded protein is MTIPTFEQIMPVILDLAIEADSIAIRKCMDVIADRFHLTEEEREQTLPSGKQKVLYNRTYWASFDLLKAGLLNKSQRGIYVITERGRQVHATDRNKLGRQYLSRFPEYAEYISPNKSNDSESQSSDIAETVTLTPQERIEKAHRELNQILKANLMERILSCSPEFFEKLIIDLMIGMGYGGSLKEAAEHVGKANDGGIDGVINEDQLGLDRIYLQAKRYAKGNTVGRQALQGFAGSLLGRGANKGVFVITSSFTQGAVDYVENLPQRIVLIDGEQLTSLMVKYGVGVRMEQRFELMKADEDYYIED